In Cupriavidus taiwanensis, the following are encoded in one genomic region:
- a CDS encoding branched-chain amino acid ABC transporter substrate-binding protein: MTLSRLSTISLAAMLATFGAAANAETVKIAIAGPMSGSVAQYGDMVKAGALTAVEQINAAGGAGGNKFEVVLMDDACEPKQAVAVANKIVSQNIKYVIGHVCSGSTIPASDIYENEGIVMVTPSATAPQLTETKKRNFIFRTIGRDDQQGPAAAQYIIGKVKPKKVAVLHDKQSYGQGIASSVKKDLEAAKIPVAVFEGINAGDSDYSAVITKLKSQGVDFVYFGGYHPEMGLLLRQAREQGVKATFMGPEGVGNKDVTAIAGPSSEGMLVTLPADFSADPANAGLVKAFADKKRDANGPFQMPAYAAVKIIGDAIAGAKSTDPTKVAAYMHKNAFTTPIGKVEYDAKGDLKSFKFVVYTWHKDASKTAAN, encoded by the coding sequence ATGACGCTGTCCCGTCTTTCCACCATTTCGCTGGCTGCCATGCTGGCTACCTTCGGCGCCGCCGCCAACGCTGAAACCGTGAAGATCGCCATTGCCGGCCCGATGAGCGGCTCGGTGGCGCAGTATGGCGACATGGTCAAGGCCGGCGCACTGACCGCCGTCGAACAGATCAATGCAGCCGGCGGCGCCGGCGGCAACAAGTTCGAGGTGGTGCTGATGGACGACGCCTGCGAGCCGAAGCAGGCTGTCGCGGTGGCCAACAAGATCGTCAGCCAGAACATCAAGTACGTGATCGGCCACGTGTGCTCGGGCTCGACCATCCCGGCCTCGGACATCTACGAAAACGAGGGCATCGTGATGGTCACGCCGTCGGCCACCGCGCCGCAGCTGACCGAGACCAAGAAGCGCAACTTCATCTTCCGCACCATCGGCCGCGACGACCAGCAGGGCCCGGCCGCCGCCCAGTACATCATCGGCAAGGTCAAGCCGAAGAAGGTCGCGGTGCTGCACGACAAGCAGTCGTACGGCCAGGGCATCGCCAGCTCGGTGAAGAAGGACCTGGAAGCCGCCAAGATTCCCGTGGCGGTGTTCGAGGGCATCAACGCCGGCGATTCGGACTACTCGGCCGTGATCACCAAGCTCAAGTCGCAGGGCGTGGACTTTGTCTACTTCGGCGGCTACCACCCCGAAATGGGCCTGCTGCTGCGCCAGGCGCGCGAGCAGGGCGTGAAGGCCACCTTCATGGGCCCCGAGGGCGTCGGCAACAAGGACGTGACGGCGATCGCCGGCCCGTCGTCGGAAGGCATGCTGGTGACGCTGCCGGCCGACTTCTCGGCCGATCCGGCCAACGCCGGCCTGGTCAAGGCCTTTGCCGACAAGAAGCGTGACGCCAACGGTCCGTTCCAGATGCCGGCCTACGCCGCCGTCAAGATCATCGGCGACGCCATCGCCGGCGCCAAGAGCACCGACCCGACCAAGGTCGCGGCGTACATGCACAAGAACGCCTTCACCACGCCGATCGGCAAGGTCGAGTACGACGCCAAGGGCGACCTGAAGTCCTTCAAGTTCGTGGTCTACACCTGGCACAAGGACGCCAGCAAGACGGCCGCCAACTAA
- the livH gene encoding high-affinity branched-chain amino acid ABC transporter permease LivH, which translates to MNEFLPQFTQQLVNGLTLGAIYALIAIGYTMVYGIIGMINFAHGEIYMIGAYVGLVTLTAIGAQAGYPLPLVLGAALLVSVLVTGVYGYAVERVAYRPLRGGPRLVPLISAIGMSIFLQNYVQIGQGARDVSVPVLISGAIEFQMGGDFTVTVPYSRLLIVGVTLALMVALTLFIGRSRMGRACRACAEDMRMANLLGIDTNKVISFTFVLGAMLAAVGGVLIGLTIGKLNPFIGFIAGIKAFTAAVLGGIGSIPGAMLGGVLLGLAETFASGYMPAEYKDVVAFSLLVLVLLFRPTGLLGKPDVEKV; encoded by the coding sequence ATGAATGAATTCCTTCCACAGTTCACCCAGCAGCTGGTCAACGGCCTGACGCTGGGTGCGATCTATGCGCTGATCGCCATCGGCTACACAATGGTCTACGGCATCATCGGCATGATCAATTTCGCGCACGGCGAGATTTACATGATCGGTGCCTATGTCGGCCTGGTCACGCTCACCGCCATCGGCGCCCAGGCAGGCTACCCCCTGCCGCTGGTGCTCGGTGCCGCCTTGCTGGTCTCGGTGCTGGTCACCGGCGTCTACGGCTATGCGGTCGAGCGGGTGGCATACCGCCCCTTGCGCGGCGGGCCGCGGCTGGTGCCGCTGATCTCCGCCATCGGCATGTCGATCTTCCTGCAGAACTATGTCCAGATCGGTCAGGGCGCGCGCGACGTGTCGGTGCCGGTGCTGATCTCGGGCGCGATCGAGTTCCAGATGGGCGGCGACTTCACCGTGACGGTGCCGTACTCGCGCCTGCTGATCGTCGGCGTGACGCTGGCGCTGATGGTGGCGCTGACGCTGTTTATCGGCCGCTCGCGCATGGGCCGCGCCTGCCGCGCCTGCGCCGAAGACATGCGCATGGCCAACCTGCTGGGCATCGACACCAACAAGGTGATCTCGTTCACCTTCGTGCTGGGCGCGATGCTGGCGGCGGTGGGCGGCGTGCTGATCGGCCTGACCATCGGCAAGCTCAATCCCTTCATCGGCTTCATTGCCGGCATCAAGGCCTTTACCGCGGCGGTGCTGGGCGGCATCGGCAGCATCCCGGGCGCGATGCTCGGCGGCGTGCTGCTGGGCCTGGCGGAGACCTTCGCCTCGGGCTACATGCCGGCCGAATACAAGGACGTGGTCGCATTCAGCCTGCTGGTGCTGGTGCTGCTGTTCCGTCCGACCGGGCTGCTGGGCAAGCCCGATGTCGAAAAGGTCTGA
- the sdhD gene encoding succinate dehydrogenase, hydrophobic membrane anchor protein, producing the protein MANNNIGPKRLVVGAHYGLKDWLAQRVTAVVMVVFTVVLAIAFLLSNGASYEAWAGLFANQWMKILTFLTILSLLYHAWIGVRDIWMDYVRPMAVRLVLQVLTILWLVGCAGYAAQILWRV; encoded by the coding sequence GTGGCAAATAACAATATCGGTCCCAAGCGTCTTGTCGTCGGTGCGCACTACGGCCTGAAAGACTGGCTCGCGCAACGCGTCACGGCCGTGGTCATGGTGGTCTTCACCGTGGTCCTGGCCATTGCCTTCCTGCTGTCGAACGGCGCTTCGTACGAAGCGTGGGCAGGGCTCTTCGCCAACCAGTGGATGAAGATCCTCACGTTCCTGACCATCCTGTCGCTGCTGTATCACGCCTGGATCGGCGTGCGCGATATCTGGATGGACTATGTGCGTCCGATGGCGGTTCGCCTCGTGCTGCAAGTTCTTACGATTCTGTGGCTCGTCGGTTGCGCGGGCTACGCTGCTCAGATTCTCTGGAGGGTGTAA
- a CDS encoding malate dehydrogenase: protein MAKAPMRVAVTGAAGQIGYSLLFRIANGDMLGKDQPVILQLLDLPQAQQAVKGVVMELEDCAFPLLAGVVITDDPKVAFKDADVALLVGARPRSKGMERKDLLEANAQIFTVQGKALDEVASRNVKVLVVGNPANTNAYIAMKSAPNLPRENFTAMLRLDHNRALSQIAAKTGKPVSSIEKLFVWGNHSPTMYADYRYATVDGQSVKDLINDPVWNNDVFLPTVGKRGAAIIEARGLSSAASAANAAIDHVRDWVLGSNGKVVTMGIPSNGEYGIPADTMFGYPVTTANGKYEIVKGLEIDAYSQEKINITLKELEEEKAGVQHLLG from the coding sequence ATGGCTAAAGCCCCAATGCGCGTCGCAGTGACCGGCGCCGCTGGCCAGATCGGCTACTCCCTGCTGTTCCGCATCGCCAACGGCGACATGCTGGGCAAAGACCAGCCGGTCATCCTCCAACTGCTCGACCTCCCGCAAGCCCAGCAAGCCGTCAAGGGCGTGGTGATGGAACTGGAAGACTGCGCCTTCCCGCTGCTGGCCGGCGTGGTCATCACCGATGACCCCAAGGTCGCCTTCAAGGATGCCGACGTGGCCCTGCTGGTGGGCGCCCGTCCGCGCAGCAAGGGCATGGAGCGCAAGGACCTGCTCGAAGCCAACGCCCAAATCTTCACCGTGCAGGGCAAGGCACTGGACGAAGTCGCCAGCCGCAACGTCAAGGTGCTGGTGGTCGGCAACCCGGCCAACACCAACGCCTACATCGCCATGAAGTCGGCCCCCAACCTGCCGCGCGAGAACTTCACCGCGATGCTGCGCCTGGACCACAACCGCGCGCTGTCGCAGATCGCCGCCAAGACCGGCAAGCCGGTGTCGTCGATCGAGAAGCTGTTCGTGTGGGGCAACCACAGCCCGACCATGTACGCCGACTACCGCTACGCCACCGTCGACGGCCAGAGCGTCAAGGACCTGATCAACGATCCGGTGTGGAACAACGACGTGTTCCTGCCGACCGTCGGCAAGCGCGGCGCCGCCATCATCGAGGCCCGTGGCCTGTCGTCGGCCGCCTCGGCCGCCAACGCCGCCATCGACCACGTGCGCGACTGGGTGCTGGGCAGCAACGGCAAGGTCGTCACCATGGGCATCCCGTCCAACGGTGAATACGGCATCCCGGCCGACACCATGTTCGGCTACCCGGTGACCACCGCCAACGGCAAGTACGAGATCGTCAAGGGTCTGGAGATCGACGCCTACAGCCAGGAAAAGATCAACATCACCCTGAAGGAACTGGAAGAAGAAAAGGCCGGCGTGCAGCATCTGCTGGGCTGA
- a CDS encoding FAD assembly factor SdhE gives MTESPATTFSHQADPHKRARLRWRARRGLLENDIIVERFFNRYEESLSDEDVAALSQLFELSDNELMDLLLARKELDGELDTPPMQRVIALLRTV, from the coding sequence ATGACTGAGAGTCCTGCCACCACCTTCTCGCATCAGGCCGACCCGCACAAGCGCGCACGTCTGCGCTGGCGCGCCCGCCGCGGCCTGCTGGAGAACGACATCATCGTCGAACGTTTTTTCAACCGTTACGAGGAGAGCCTGTCCGACGAGGACGTGGCTGCGCTGAGCCAGCTGTTCGAACTCAGCGACAACGAGTTGATGGACCTGCTGCTTGCGCGCAAGGAGCTGGACGGTGAGCTCGACACGCCCCCGATGCAGCGAGTGATTGCCCTGCTGCGTACGGTCTGA
- the gltA gene encoding citrate synthase encodes MTPSDVKATLSFSDGSPSVELPIYKGTVGPDVIDIRKLYGQTGKFTYDPGFMSTASCNSKITYIDGDKGELLYRGYPIEQLAQKCDHLETCYLLLKGELPNAKQKEEFVGHVMNHTMVHEQMQFFMRGFRRDAHPMAVLTGMVGAMSAFYHDAMDIDDPHQREISAIRLIAKMPTLVAMAYKYNIGQPYIYPQNDLSYSGNFMRMMFATPCAPYTVNPVLERALDRIFILHADHEQNASTSTVRLAGSSGTNPFAAIAAGVACLWGPAHGGANEAALKMLEEIGSVDNISEFIKQVKDKNSGVRLMGFGHRVYKNYDPRAKLMRETCHEVLNELGLHNDPLFKLAMELEKIALEDEYFVSRKLYPNVDFYSGIVQRALGIPTSLFTCIFALARTPGWISQWEEMITDPEYKIGRPRQLFVGAATRDVPDVAKR; translated from the coding sequence ATGACGCCGTCCGATGTGAAAGCCACGCTATCGTTCTCCGATGGTTCCCCCAGCGTTGAGCTGCCGATCTACAAGGGTACGGTTGGCCCGGACGTGATCGACATTCGCAAGCTGTACGGACAAACCGGTAAGTTCACCTACGACCCCGGTTTCATGTCGACGGCTTCGTGCAATTCCAAGATCACCTATATCGACGGCGACAAGGGCGAGCTGCTGTACCGCGGCTACCCGATCGAGCAGCTGGCGCAGAAGTGCGACCACCTCGAGACCTGCTACCTGCTGCTCAAGGGCGAGCTGCCCAACGCCAAGCAGAAGGAAGAATTCGTCGGCCATGTGATGAACCACACCATGGTCCACGAGCAGATGCAGTTCTTCATGCGCGGCTTCCGCCGCGATGCGCACCCGATGGCCGTGCTGACCGGCATGGTCGGCGCCATGAGCGCGTTCTACCACGACGCGATGGACATCGACGATCCGCACCAGCGCGAGATCTCGGCCATCCGCCTGATCGCCAAGATGCCGACCCTGGTCGCCATGGCGTACAAGTACAACATCGGCCAGCCGTACATCTACCCGCAGAACGACCTGTCCTACTCGGGCAACTTCATGCGCATGATGTTCGCCACGCCGTGCGCCCCGTACACCGTGAACCCGGTGCTGGAGCGCGCGCTCGACCGCATCTTCATCCTGCACGCCGACCACGAGCAGAACGCGTCGACCTCGACCGTGCGCCTGGCCGGTTCGTCGGGCACCAACCCGTTCGCAGCCATCGCCGCCGGCGTGGCCTGCCTGTGGGGCCCGGCCCACGGCGGCGCCAACGAAGCCGCGCTGAAGATGCTGGAAGAAATCGGCAGCGTCGACAACATCAGCGAGTTCATCAAGCAGGTCAAGGACAAGAACTCGGGCGTGCGCCTGATGGGCTTTGGCCACCGCGTGTACAAGAACTACGATCCGCGCGCCAAGCTGATGCGCGAAACCTGCCATGAAGTGCTGAACGAGCTGGGCCTGCACAACGACCCGCTGTTCAAGCTGGCCATGGAGCTGGAAAAGATCGCGCTGGAAGACGAGTACTTCGTCAGCCGCAAGCTGTACCCGAACGTCGACTTCTACTCGGGCATCGTCCAGCGCGCGCTGGGCATCCCGACCTCGCTGTTCACCTGCATCTTCGCGCTGGCCCGCACCCCGGGCTGGATCTCGCAGTGGGAAGAGATGATCACCGATCCGGAATACAAGATCGGCCGTCCGCGCCAGCTGTTCGTCGGCGCCGCCACCCGCGACGTGCCGGACGTGGCCAAGCGCTAA
- a CDS encoding succinate dehydrogenase iron-sulfur subunit — MKRIFEVYRYDPDKDAAPRMQTYEVELDGHERMLLDALVKLKKLDETISFRRSCREGVCGSDAMNINGKNGLACLTNMRELPDRIVLRPLPGLPVVRDLIVDMTNFFKQYNSIKPFLINDEPPPEKERLQSPEERDELDGLYECILCASCSTSCPSFWWNPDKFVGPAGLLQAYRFIADSRDQATNERLDNLNDPYRLFRCHSIMNCVDVCPKGLNPTKAIGKIKELMVRRAV, encoded by the coding sequence ATGAAGCGTATTTTCGAAGTCTACCGCTACGATCCGGACAAGGATGCGGCGCCGCGCATGCAGACCTACGAGGTCGAGCTGGACGGTCACGAGCGCATGCTGCTGGACGCGCTGGTGAAGCTGAAGAAGCTGGACGAGACCATCTCGTTCCGCCGTTCGTGCCGCGAAGGCGTGTGCGGCTCGGACGCGATGAACATCAACGGCAAGAACGGCCTGGCCTGCCTGACCAATATGCGCGAGCTGCCGGACCGCATCGTGCTGCGTCCGCTGCCCGGCCTGCCGGTGGTGCGCGACCTGATCGTCGACATGACGAACTTCTTCAAGCAGTACAACTCGATCAAGCCGTTCCTGATCAACGACGAGCCGCCGCCCGAGAAAGAGCGCCTGCAGTCGCCGGAAGAGCGTGACGAGCTGGACGGCCTGTACGAGTGCATTCTCTGCGCCAGCTGCTCGACCTCGTGCCCGTCGTTCTGGTGGAACCCGGACAAGTTCGTCGGCCCGGCCGGCCTGCTGCAGGCTTACCGCTTTATTGCGGACAGCCGCGACCAGGCCACCAACGAGCGCCTGGACAACCTGAACGACCCGTACCGCCTGTTCCGCTGCCACAGCATCATGAACTGCGTCGACGTGTGCCCGAAGGGTCTGAACCCGACCAAGGCCATCGGCAAGATCAAGGAGCTGATGGTCCGCCGCGCGGTCTGA
- the sdhC gene encoding succinate dehydrogenase, cytochrome b556 subunit yields the protein MAEAVKQARPEFRNIGISQIAKYRLPWAGKVSILHRVSGALMFLLLPFVLYLFEQSITSELSFAKFSALMSGGFVKLVVLALIWGYLHHFCAGIRFLLLDVHVGVSKPASAKSAISVLVVSLLLTLIFGLKLFGLF from the coding sequence ATGGCTGAAGCCGTCAAACAAGCCAGGCCGGAGTTCCGGAATATCGGTATTTCGCAGATCGCGAAATACCGGTTGCCCTGGGCCGGCAAGGTATCCATCCTGCATCGCGTGAGCGGTGCATTGATGTTCCTCCTCCTTCCCTTCGTCCTGTATCTGTTTGAGCAGAGCATCACCTCCGAACTGAGCTTCGCAAAGTTCTCGGCCCTGATGTCCGGCGGCTTTGTCAAGCTGGTTGTGCTGGCCCTGATCTGGGGTTATCTGCATCACTTCTGCGCTGGTATCCGCTTCCTGCTGCTGGATGTGCACGTTGGTGTCTCCAAGCCCGCCTCGGCCAAGTCTGCCATCAGCGTGCTGGTTGTCAGCCTGCTGCTTACCCTGATTTTCGGCCTGAAGCTGTTCGGCCTGTTCTGA
- the sdhA gene encoding succinate dehydrogenase flavoprotein subunit has product MVAVKTGLPRRRFDVVIVGAGGAGMRASLQLAEAGLNVAVLSKVFPTRSHTVAAQGGIGASLGNMSEDNWHYHFYDTIKGSDWLGDQDAIEFMCREAPKVVYELEHFGMPFDRNPDGTIYQRPFGGHTANYGEKPVQRACAAADRTGHALLHTLYQRNVRAKTHFFVEWMALDLIRDQDGDVLGVTALEMETGEVYILEAKTTLFATGGAGRIYAASTNAFINTGDGLGMAARAGVPLEDMEFWQFHPTGVAGAGVLITEGVRGEGGILRNKDGERFMERYAPTLKDLAPRDFVSRSMDQEIKEGRGCGPNGDYVLLDLTHVGAETIMKRLPSIREIGLKFANVDAIKEPIPVVPTIHYQMGGIPTNYHGQVVVPKNGNPNEVLNGFYAIGECSCVSVHGANRLGTNSLLDLVVFGRAAGNHIIAQNLKQKEHKPLPADAADLALSRLAKLQSSSSGEYTQDVANDIRKNMQSHAGVFRTQKLMDEGVERILEVSERAANIHLKDKSKVFNTALVEALEVANLVEVAKATMISAAARKESRGAHAHSDFPNRDDQNWLKHTLFYSEGNRLDYKPVKMEPLTVESVPPKARTF; this is encoded by the coding sequence ATGGTCGCAGTCAAGACTGGATTGCCGCGTCGCCGCTTTGACGTGGTCATCGTCGGTGCTGGCGGCGCCGGGATGCGCGCATCCCTCCAGCTCGCGGAAGCCGGCCTGAACGTGGCCGTGCTGTCCAAGGTGTTCCCGACCCGCTCGCACACCGTGGCGGCGCAGGGCGGCATCGGTGCCTCGCTCGGCAACATGAGCGAGGACAACTGGCACTATCACTTCTACGACACCATCAAGGGCTCGGACTGGCTGGGTGACCAGGACGCGATCGAGTTCATGTGCCGTGAAGCCCCGAAGGTCGTGTACGAGCTCGAGCACTTCGGCATGCCGTTCGACCGCAACCCCGACGGCACCATCTACCAGCGCCCGTTCGGCGGCCACACCGCCAACTACGGTGAAAAGCCCGTGCAGCGCGCCTGCGCCGCGGCCGACCGTACCGGCCACGCGCTGCTGCACACGCTGTACCAGCGCAACGTGCGCGCCAAGACCCACTTCTTCGTCGAATGGATGGCGCTGGACCTGATCCGCGACCAGGACGGCGACGTGCTGGGCGTGACCGCGCTGGAAATGGAAACCGGCGAGGTCTACATCCTCGAGGCCAAGACCACGCTGTTCGCGACCGGCGGTGCCGGCCGCATCTACGCCGCTTCCACCAACGCCTTCATCAACACCGGTGACGGCCTGGGCATGGCAGCGCGCGCCGGCGTGCCGCTGGAAGACATGGAGTTCTGGCAGTTCCACCCGACCGGCGTGGCCGGCGCGGGCGTGCTGATCACCGAAGGCGTGCGCGGCGAGGGCGGTATCCTGCGCAACAAGGACGGCGAGCGCTTCATGGAGCGCTATGCGCCGACGCTGAAGGACCTGGCGCCGCGCGACTTCGTCTCGCGCTCGATGGACCAGGAAATCAAGGAAGGCCGCGGCTGCGGCCCGAACGGCGACTACGTGCTGCTCGACCTGACCCACGTCGGCGCCGAGACCATCATGAAGCGCCTGCCGTCGATCCGCGAAATCGGCCTGAAGTTCGCCAACGTCGACGCGATCAAGGAACCGATTCCGGTGGTCCCGACCATCCACTACCAGATGGGCGGCATCCCCACGAACTATCACGGCCAGGTCGTGGTGCCGAAGAACGGCAACCCGAACGAAGTGCTGAACGGCTTCTACGCGATCGGCGAATGCTCGTGCGTGTCTGTGCACGGCGCCAACCGCCTGGGCACCAACTCGCTGCTCGACCTGGTGGTGTTCGGCCGCGCCGCCGGCAACCACATCATCGCGCAGAACCTGAAGCAGAAAGAGCACAAGCCGCTGCCGGCCGATGCCGCCGACCTGGCGCTGTCGCGCCTGGCCAAGCTGCAGTCGTCGTCGTCGGGCGAGTACACGCAGGACGTCGCCAACGACATCCGCAAGAACATGCAGTCGCATGCCGGCGTGTTCCGCACCCAGAAGCTGATGGACGAGGGTGTCGAGCGCATCCTGGAAGTGAGCGAGCGTGCCGCCAACATCCACCTGAAGGACAAGTCCAAGGTCTTCAACACCGCGCTGGTGGAAGCCCTGGAAGTGGCCAACCTGGTGGAAGTGGCCAAGGCCACCATGATCTCGGCCGCGGCCCGCAAGGAATCGCGCGGTGCCCACGCGCACAGCGACTTCCCCAACCGCGACGACCAGAACTGGCTCAAGCACACGCTGTTCTACAGCGAAGGCAACCGCCTCGACTACAAGCCGGTGAAGATGGAGCCGCTGACGGTGGAAAGCGTGCCGCCCAAGGCTCGTACCTTCTGA
- a CDS encoding high-affinity branched-chain amino acid ABC transporter permease LivM — protein sequence MTNQVSAMSAGHAARGATPGQSLKNAITAAVMTAILTIPILGLQLKLEGYKVVLEPHWRPVWIAVAAVFLFQLFKPMLSRAGSAVRLPALPALGAQRQRAALWVLLAVGLVWPFFGSRGAVDVATLALIYVILGLGLNIVVGYAGLLDLGYVGFYAVGGYTYALLNQYFGLTFWECLPIAAAMSAGFGFLLGFPVLRLRGDYLAIVTLGFGEIIRLLLNNLTSLTGGPDGVSGIPKPSVFGIEMARSASVEGARTFHELIGLDYASQHMVIFLYLIALLLVGFTLFVTSRLIRMPMGRAWEALREDEIACRSLGLNPTRIKLSAFTLGASFAGLGGAFFAARQGLVNPESFTFIESALVLAVVVLGGMGSQLGVILAAILLTVLPEVARGFAEYRMLIFGLVMVLMMMWRPQGLLPASRPHVELPR from the coding sequence ATGACCAACCAAGTTTCCGCGATGTCCGCCGGACACGCCGCGCGCGGCGCCACGCCGGGCCAGTCGCTCAAGAACGCGATCACGGCGGCGGTGATGACCGCCATCCTGACCATTCCCATCCTCGGCCTGCAGCTCAAGCTGGAAGGCTACAAGGTGGTGCTGGAGCCGCACTGGCGGCCGGTGTGGATCGCCGTGGCCGCGGTATTCCTGTTCCAGTTGTTCAAGCCGATGCTGTCGCGCGCCGGCAGCGCGGTGCGCCTGCCGGCGCTGCCGGCGCTGGGCGCGCAGCGGCAGCGCGCGGCGCTGTGGGTGCTGCTGGCGGTGGGGCTGGTGTGGCCGTTCTTCGGCTCGCGCGGCGCGGTCGACGTGGCCACGCTGGCGCTGATCTACGTGATCCTGGGCCTGGGGCTGAATATCGTGGTGGGCTATGCCGGCCTGCTCGACCTGGGCTATGTCGGCTTCTATGCGGTGGGCGGCTATACCTACGCGCTGCTGAACCAGTACTTCGGCCTGACCTTCTGGGAATGCCTGCCGATCGCGGCGGCGATGTCGGCGGGCTTCGGCTTCCTGCTCGGCTTCCCGGTGCTGCGCCTGCGCGGCGACTACCTGGCCATCGTCACGCTGGGTTTCGGCGAGATCATCCGCCTGCTGCTGAACAACCTGACCAGCCTGACCGGCGGCCCGGACGGCGTCTCGGGCATCCCCAAGCCGAGCGTGTTCGGCATCGAGATGGCGCGCAGCGCCAGCGTCGAGGGCGCGCGCACGTTCCACGAGCTGATCGGGCTCGACTACGCCAGCCAGCACATGGTGATCTTCCTCTACCTGATCGCGCTGCTGCTGGTGGGCTTCACGCTGTTCGTGACCAGCCGCCTGATCCGCATGCCGATGGGCCGCGCCTGGGAGGCGCTGCGCGAGGACGAGATCGCCTGCCGCTCGCTGGGCCTGAACCCGACCCGCATCAAGCTGTCGGCGTTCACGCTGGGCGCGTCGTTCGCGGGGCTGGGCGGGGCGTTCTTCGCCGCGCGCCAGGGCCTGGTCAATCCGGAATCGTTCACCTTCATCGAATCGGCGCTGGTGCTGGCCGTGGTGGTGCTGGGCGGCATGGGCTCGCAGCTGGGCGTGATCCTGGCGGCGATCCTGCTGACGGTGCTGCCCGAAGTGGCGCGCGGCTTTGCCGAATACCGCATGCTGATCTTCGGCCTGGTGATGGTGCTGATGATGATGTGGCGCCCGCAGGGCCTGCTGCCCGCGAGCCGTCCGCACGTGGAGCTGCCCCGATGA
- a CDS encoding GntR family transcriptional regulator, with the protein MSSLPTSLTGAATPGAQESGAATPGAGTQPHSPPAPSAPAAAPQAAPPTGPAAGPAPGLQSVPSPTFSPLYQQIKALITRSLQSGEWKPGEMIPSEMELASRYKVSQGTVRKAIDELAADNLVARRQGKGTFVTTHHEDVVKFRFLRLVPDEGEPHYGASHVLECKRLRAPAEIARLLDIRTGDSVVQIRRVLTFSGESTVLDEIWLLGANFKGLTAEKLTEWKGPMYALFEAEFGTRMIRASEKIRAVPADETAAELLSVPVGSPLLSVERVSYTYGDRPVEVRRGLYVTTRHYYQNDLS; encoded by the coding sequence ATGTCCTCCCTGCCTACGTCCCTGACCGGCGCAGCCACCCCCGGCGCGCAGGAATCTGGCGCCGCCACGCCTGGCGCCGGGACGCAGCCGCATTCGCCGCCTGCGCCGTCCGCGCCGGCCGCCGCGCCGCAGGCCGCCCCGCCAACCGGCCCCGCCGCGGGGCCCGCTCCTGGTCTGCAGTCAGTGCCATCGCCCACGTTCAGCCCGCTCTACCAGCAGATCAAGGCGCTGATCACGCGCAGCCTGCAATCCGGCGAATGGAAGCCGGGTGAGATGATTCCCAGCGAAATGGAGCTGGCGTCGCGCTACAAGGTCAGCCAGGGCACGGTGCGCAAGGCCATCGACGAACTCGCCGCCGACAACCTGGTGGCGCGCCGCCAGGGCAAGGGCACCTTCGTGACCACGCACCATGAAGACGTGGTCAAGTTTCGCTTCCTGCGCCTCGTCCCGGACGAGGGTGAACCCCATTATGGCGCCAGCCATGTGCTGGAATGCAAGCGCCTGCGCGCCCCCGCTGAAATCGCTCGGCTGCTCGACATCCGCACCGGCGACAGCGTGGTGCAGATCCGCCGCGTGCTGACTTTCTCGGGCGAATCGACCGTGCTGGATGAAATCTGGCTGCTCGGCGCCAACTTCAAGGGCCTGACCGCGGAAAAGCTGACCGAGTGGAAGGGGCCCATGTATGCATTGTTCGAGGCCGAATTCGGTACGCGCATGATTCGCGCCTCGGAAAAAATCCGCGCCGTGCCCGCCGATGAAACCGCGGCCGAGCTGCTGTCGGTGCCGGTGGGCTCGCCGCTGTTGTCGGTCGAGCGCGTTTCCTACACCTATGGCGATCGCCCCGTGGAAGTGCGCCGCGGGCTGTACGTGACCACGCGGCACTATTACCAGAACGACCTGAGCTGA